The Oceanidesulfovibrio indonesiensis region CCCGGGAAGGACCACGGTGATGAACTGGGAGGGCGGATTATTGTGAGAGGATAATGCGGGGGCGACTTGCGATAGAGTCCTGCTCGTCGGAAAAAAGAGGTTCATCGCGGAATTCCGGGAAACGCAGCCCTGATCTTGAGGAAAAAGTATTCGTCGTCCCGAAAGCCGTAAGCCATACGTTTTATCACCTTGATCTTGTTGTTGATTCCCTCAAGCAGGCTGGTGTGCAGACCAAAGCGGCAGTGCGCCAGAATGCCTGGCACATACGGCTTCAGACGTCTGGCGAATCGGCGTAGCGGCTCAATGGCGCTTTGCATCGCCCGCCGGTGCCAGTTCTTCCAGGCGCGATGCGCCGCCTTGGGATATTTGTACTGCCACAGCTGCTTCAGGTCCTCCTTGAGCACGTAGACGATCATCAGATTCCGGTTGGCATCCAGCAGATCGTACAGCCTGACGCGGTCCTCTCCCCGGGTGATGTTTGCCTTGTTCCTTAGCAGCAGCCAGCGCGACCCTTTGATTACCGTGCGAGCGGCGTTGTCGTCGGCAACACGCTTGGCTTCGTCGCGACGAACTCTGTCAATGACTTCGCGCCCGTACTTGGCCACCACGTGAAAGAGGTCGTAGACGATCTCGGCCTGGGGGCAATGGGCTTTGACCTCCGCCTCGTAAGCGCCGTTCATGTCCATGGCCACCGCTTTGAGGCGTTTGCAGCCATCTTTCCCAAGCAGTCGAAAAAACGGCCTGATGCTCTCCCGGCTACGGCCGCGGCCGACCCAGAGCACCTGTTTGATGCGCGGCTCGACGATTACCGTTGCGTAGCGGTGGCCCTTCTGGATGGCGAACTCGTCCATGGCGATGACCTCGATGTTCCTGAGGTTCACCGGACCGAGTTTCTCGGCCAGATAGCGTTTGTCGATGGACTTCACGGTCCACCAACTCAGGTCAAAGAACCGGGCCACGTGCTTGATTGACGCCACTTCGCAGAGCCTGCCAACGCTTTGCGCCAGTCGCTTCGTGACCCGCGCGTACCGGCCAAGCCAGGGTAATTCCTCCAGCTTGGGGCCGCATCGTGGACAGCTCACTCGCCGGCGCCAGACGAGCAGCCATGTCCGGGCATCGAGAACCGGCAGGTCCCGTATCCAGCGCTCAGAAATGTCGTGCAGGGTGCTCACCAACCGGCCGCATCCGCTGCACTTCATGCGCCGGCGTTTCAGAGGCATGAGCTCGATCCAGACCTCAGCCAAGTCACCCTTTTCGCCGGGCTCGAATCGCTGAATCGTCCCGATCCGATATCCTTCCCATCCGCCCAGGAGCCGCGTAATATCCTGTTTCGACAACGGTAGCCTCCTTTGGTGATCTCTATAGCCTCGATAACTATCGAGATACCGGATGGTTACCGTTGTCTCAACTCAAATCATCCTTCCCGGAATTCTCGGAAGAACCTGAAATTACCTGGAAAGTGCCGTGCGTTGCGTCTCGAAAAATGGGCTCTGTTGCGGATAGTTGATCCTGAGAATATGTGACATATTCCATTGAGCGGTGCGAGTGTCGAGATCTCCCGCACCTTTAACTGACCACTCTGATTCTGAGGAAAAACATGAACGGCTCGCATTCGACAGTCCGTGCCTTGTTCGTCGTGTTGATAATGGCGTTTCTTGCATTGTGCGGATGTCCTGCCCACCTCGCAGCGGCGGAGGGCATCGAAAGATCGCCCGCGGCCGCCACATTGCCGGACGATCTGTCGCCGGCCGAGGTGGATGAGGCGATGTCCACCATGGATGACGAGCAGGCCAGGCAGCTGCTCCACGAACGGCTCAAGGCCCAGGCCGAAGCCCGCGCGGCCCAGGACGCGCCGGAATCGCGCTCGAACAGGCTGATGGACGCAAGCACGCAGCTCCGTGAGCGGTTGCTGGCAATCAAGGCAAGTCGGGGACACATTCTCGACGAGCTGGGAGACTCTCTTCAAAGAATGGCGCAGGGGGGAGGGTACGGCGCGCTGCTCCTGGCCTGCGTGGGCGCTTTGCTCATCACGTTCGCGGCCTGGGCTATGGAAACATTGTTCCGCCGCAGGATGACGGGGTGGCGCAACCGGACACGCATTTCGGAAGAGTCTTCGTCCAAAGGCAGAATGCTGGCTGCCGATGCATTTCTCGCAGTTTCCGGCCTGTTGCTTTACGCCGTCACGATCCTGGCGCTGTTCTCGGCGTTTTTTGGCAAGGAGACCCCCGGATATGTGGTCGCGGCGCATATTCTTCTGTTCTTCCTTGTCTTTCGTCCGGTGCAGGTGGTGGCTCGCCTGCTTTTGCGGCCCAATACGCCGGAGCTGCGCATCATACCGTTGAGCGACAAAGGGGCCTTGGCTCTGAACAGTTTCATCGGCACACTGATGCTGCTGGCGCTGGGCAGTTGGTACACGATCGAGGCTTTCAGGGCCGTGGGGACATCCGAGACTGCTGTTATCGTGCTGCAGCTTGCGCTTGCGTGCGTCATGCTCGGGTTCGTCCTTCTGGCGATTTTCTCGTTTCGGAAGAGTGTGGCCGAAGCGATTGCCTGCCGCCGGAACGAAGAGTCTGTTGGTGCGCGACTCAGAGCCCAGTTCGCATCGCGCTGGCATATCATCGCGATTCTCTACGTAAGCCTGGTGGCCATCATTTACCTGGCCGTGCTGCTCACTCAGGGGATAGACGGACCGCATGGCCTGTTCCTCATGAGTCTAGGCGTCATCCCCCTGTACTACCTTCTGGATCTGATCGCGAAACGCATTCTGGACGGAGTGTTCGGCATAATCGTGGCCAAGCCGCCAAAGCCCATGTCCATGGTCCATCCGGTCGATGAGGGTGGATGCGCTCCTGAAGCTGCATCCACGGAGAGTGCGGAAGTCAGGCAACCCGTCTCGCCTGTTGAAGAACAACCGAGGCCGGAATCCCATCCGCTCTACGAAACCACGCGGCGCAGCGTGCGCATCGCGCTGGCCGGCTTCGTTGCGCTCATCCTGCTGCACGCGTGGCGTGTGCCTGTGCCCAGGGCCGATCTGATCATCGAGGCGGGCGTGAACATTCTGGTCATCCTGTTCATAACCGTAGGTCTGTGGCGCCTGATCAAGCGCGCCATTGAAAGGAAGTTCCGGGAGGCCAGCGAGGCCGGCAATCCCAACCCCCGGTTGCGGACACTGCTGCCCTTGTTCCAGAAGATCCTGGGCGTATTCTTCCTGGTCACGGCCTCGCTCATGGTCATCGCGCAGTTCGGCGTGGATATCGGCCCATTGCTGGCCGGAGCCGGCGTCCTGGGACTGGCCATCGGCCTTGGCAGCCAGACTCTGGTGAAGGATGTGGTGGCGGGCGTGTTCTTCCTTATGGACGACGCCTTCCGAGTGGGCGACTACGTGAAGCTGGGCAGCACGGAGGGCTATGTGATCAGGATGTCCGTGCGCACACTCAACCTGGAACACTATCTGGGCTACGTGCTCATCATCCCCTACGGCGACATCAAGAACGTCATCAACTTTTCGCGCAACCCCATCTCCATCAAGCTCAAAATTCCCATGCCGCTGGAGACAGACCCGAAAAAGTTCAAGAAGATCGTGCGCAAAATCAACGATCAGCTCATGGAGGAAGAGGAGTTCAGGGGCGATCTGGTGCAGCCGGTCAAATCGCAGGGCGTCAAGCGCATCGAGGATTCGGTGATGACCTTCGGCGTGAAGTTCATGGCCAGGCCCGGCACCCAGTTCAGCATCCGAAAGGAAGTGTATGCGCGGCTCTACAAGGAGCTCAAGAAGGCCGGCCTGACCTTCGCCGCGCCGGGTGTGACCGTATACACTGCCAAGCAGGATGCTGAAGACGCGGAAACGGCAACGCAGGGCGCAGCTGCCGCCGCGGTGCAGAAGCGCAAGGCCGCCAAGCAGCAGGAAGAGGGCGCCAAGGAATGAGGCGCGAATCGTTGCGGTTGCGAAGGGTCTGAGCCCCTTCGAGACAGGATTCCGGTAGCAAAGCCGCCGTTACGTTACAGGGCCGGACTCTGCGGCGCCACGATGACCCGGTTCCCGCCCAGGGCTTTTGCCCGGTATGCGGCTTTGTCCGCCGTGCGGACGAGTTCCGCGACGCTTTTTGGATCGAAGCTCCTAGACGAAGGTGTGAATCCGGCCACGCCAACGCTGATGGTCACATCGGTTTTCTGCGTCATGGAAAAACTCTCGCGGATGCGTTCCGCAGCTTCCGCGGCCTGCTCGGCCGTCATGCCGACGCAGACGACGCCGAATTCGTCGCCGCCGTAGCGGAAGGGGAGGTCGATGTACTCGCGCACGTTTCGTCGGATGATGGCGGCGAGGTCCTCCAGCAGCATGTCGCCTGCCTGGTGGCCGAGCGTATCGTTGACGAGTTTGAACCTGTCGCAATCGATGAACATGAGAGCGAGAGGACGTCTGGTGATGGCGGCTTCGTGGGCCAGTTCGGTAAGTCGGGTTTCAAAACGCCGGCGGTTGGCGAGGTTGGTGAGGGGATCGATGTTGGAGAGGGACTCGTAGCGGTTCCTGTCTTCGTGGGCGCCTTCCAGGGCGGCGTGCAGCCTGGATACACGGCGGGAGATCACGTGGGCCATCCAGTTCAGGTTGCGCTTGAGCACGTTGAGTTCATGTTCGTCGTCGGTTTCGTGGGGCAGGGCGAAACTCGCCGCGTAGTCGCCCTGTTTAAGGCGCATGCAGAACTGTTCGATGTCCCTGAGTTCCTTGCGGATGAGCAGGTAGCTCACGGCATTGGCCAGCGGCGCGAAAAGAATGATGGACACCACGAGGACCACCGCCAGAAATACGTGCAGCTCGCGGGGATGGGATTCCAGCAGGACCATTGAGACGAGTGTTGGCGCTATGACGCAGAAAAACAGCAGCAGCCGTATCTTGAACACCACGCCCCATCCCGCCACGGCGTTCACGAGCCGGGCGAATGGCTCCATGAGTTGAAGCAGGGTTCTGCGTGCGGCATTGCTTCGCAGAACCGCACTGACGGTGTCACGATCTTTGCTGGACATATTCGCGGTGTGTTCGGCCGGATTGTGCGACATGATGCGCCCTTTCTGACTATTTGACAGCTCGTCGCCTGCGCGGTGGTGGTCTTCCGGGAGTGGCCGGACCGCGGGACGTGGGGAGTTCGCCGCCGCGGTCCGGAGCGGGACATGGTTGGGAGCTATTTCATGTCCACAGCTTTGAACCAGAGCACGGCGTCCTGGGAGAGTTCCTTGCCTTCATGTTCGGTCTGGGGCCCGGTGCCCAGTGCGCAGAGGCCCCACCAGCCGGCATGGGGGATGCCCACAGTG contains the following coding sequences:
- a CDS encoding GGDEF domain-containing protein — its product is MSHNPAEHTANMSSKDRDTVSAVLRSNAARRTLLQLMEPFARLVNAVAGWGVVFKIRLLLFFCVIAPTLVSMVLLESHPRELHVFLAVVLVVSIILFAPLANAVSYLLIRKELRDIEQFCMRLKQGDYAASFALPHETDDEHELNVLKRNLNWMAHVISRRVSRLHAALEGAHEDRNRYESLSNIDPLTNLANRRRFETRLTELAHEAAITRRPLALMFIDCDRFKLVNDTLGHQAGDMLLEDLAAIIRRNVREYIDLPFRYGGDEFGVVCVGMTAEQAAEAAERIRESFSMTQKTDVTISVGVAGFTPSSRSFDPKSVAELVRTADKAAYRAKALGGNRVIVAPQSPAL
- a CDS encoding ISL3 family transposase, producing MSKQDITRLLGGWEGYRIGTIQRFEPGEKGDLAEVWIELMPLKRRRMKCSGCGRLVSTLHDISERWIRDLPVLDARTWLLVWRRRVSCPRCGPKLEELPWLGRYARVTKRLAQSVGRLCEVASIKHVARFFDLSWWTVKSIDKRYLAEKLGPVNLRNIEVIAMDEFAIQKGHRYATVIVEPRIKQVLWVGRGRSRESIRPFFRLLGKDGCKRLKAVAMDMNGAYEAEVKAHCPQAEIVYDLFHVVAKYGREVIDRVRRDEAKRVADDNAARTVIKGSRWLLLRNKANITRGEDRVRLYDLLDANRNLMIVYVLKEDLKQLWQYKYPKAAHRAWKNWHRRAMQSAIEPLRRFARRLKPYVPGILAHCRFGLHTSLLEGINNKIKVIKRMAYGFRDDEYFFLKIRAAFPGIPR
- a CDS encoding mechanosensitive ion channel family protein, with product MNGSHSTVRALFVVLIMAFLALCGCPAHLAAAEGIERSPAAATLPDDLSPAEVDEAMSTMDDEQARQLLHERLKAQAEARAAQDAPESRSNRLMDASTQLRERLLAIKASRGHILDELGDSLQRMAQGGGYGALLLACVGALLITFAAWAMETLFRRRMTGWRNRTRISEESSSKGRMLAADAFLAVSGLLLYAVTILALFSAFFGKETPGYVVAAHILLFFLVFRPVQVVARLLLRPNTPELRIIPLSDKGALALNSFIGTLMLLALGSWYTIEAFRAVGTSETAVIVLQLALACVMLGFVLLAIFSFRKSVAEAIACRRNEESVGARLRAQFASRWHIIAILYVSLVAIIYLAVLLTQGIDGPHGLFLMSLGVIPLYYLLDLIAKRILDGVFGIIVAKPPKPMSMVHPVDEGGCAPEAASTESAEVRQPVSPVEEQPRPESHPLYETTRRSVRIALAGFVALILLHAWRVPVPRADLIIEAGVNILVILFITVGLWRLIKRAIERKFREASEAGNPNPRLRTLLPLFQKILGVFFLVTASLMVIAQFGVDIGPLLAGAGVLGLAIGLGSQTLVKDVVAGVFFLMDDAFRVGDYVKLGSTEGYVIRMSVRTLNLEHYLGYVLIIPYGDIKNVINFSRNPISIKLKIPMPLETDPKKFKKIVRKINDQLMEEEEFRGDLVQPVKSQGVKRIEDSVMTFGVKFMARPGTQFSIRKEVYARLYKELKKAGLTFAAPGVTVYTAKQDAEDAETATQGAAAAAVQKRKAAKQQEEGAKE